A genomic stretch from Methylorubrum extorquens includes:
- a CDS encoding protein of unknown function (Evidence 5 : Unknown function), with amino-acid sequence MRHEPVCVIGGAASGGVRCPARSADLRAEDILQGREQPGDPGVLQSVVQGLALAPKRDQPVLTQLGEVLRQGRLAEIDRLAEARHVHLTAGEQQAQDEQALLVGEEPQQACGVSCLVLEAQQISRRNGIHGLAVHNVRSTLFRCF; translated from the coding sequence GTGCGCCATGAGCCCGTATGCGTCATTGGCGGCGCTGCGAGCGGAGGGGTGCGGTGCCCGGCCCGCTCAGCCGATCTCCGGGCAGAAGATATCCTTCAAGGTCGCGAGCAGCCGGGCGACCCTGGGGTCCTCCAGTCGGTAGTACAGGGTCTGGCTCTCGCGCCGAAACGCGACCAGCCCGTCCTCACGCAACTTGGCGAGGTGCTGCGACAGGGCCGATTGGCTGAGATCGACCGCCTCGCTGAGGCTCGTCACGTCCATCTCACCGCGGGCGAGCAGCAGGCACAGGATGAGCAGGCGCTTCTCGTTGGCGAGGAGCCGCAACAGGCGTGCGGCGTCAGCTGCCTTGTCCTGGAGGCGCAGCAGATCAGTCGGCGTAACGGCATCCACGGGCTCGCAGTCCATAACGTTAGATCCACCTTGTTTAGGTGTTTCTAA
- the nrtA gene encoding nitrate ABC transporter component precursor (substrate-binding protein) (tat pathway signal) (Evidence 2b : Function from indirect experimental evidences (e.g. phenotypes); Product type t : transporter) — protein MAPFDNPFDAKRRFARGGCSCGSHASQAAHEAALPSGDAAIERVVEATMMRALFPHQAERRAFLRSVGLATAAAAVSQFLPTKFVAEAFAEAGKPEKTDLKIGFIPITCATPIIMAKPMGFYEKQGLNVDVVKTAGWAVVRDKTLNKEYDAAHMLAPMPLAITMGLGSNPVPFAVPAIENVNGQAICLANKHKDNRDPKNWKGFKLAIPFDYSNHNYLLRYYLAEHGIDPDTDVQLRSVPPPEMVANLRADNIDGFLAPDNVVQRAVYDGVGFIHILSKEIWDGHPCCSFSVAQDTIRDMPNATAAMLRAILQATAYASKAENRKEIAAAIAPANYLNQPLTVVEQVLTGTYADGLGSVKKDPKRVAFDPFPYESFAIWTLTQMKRWGQIKGDVDYAAVAKQVYRATDAAKLMQQDGLTPPGATTKTFVVMGKTFDPAKPEEYLDSFKIKRAS, from the coding sequence ATGGCCCCGTTCGACAATCCCTTCGATGCCAAACGCCGCTTCGCACGCGGCGGCTGCTCCTGCGGTTCGCATGCGTCCCAGGCCGCGCATGAGGCGGCCCTGCCAAGCGGGGACGCCGCAATCGAGCGGGTCGTCGAGGCGACGATGATGCGGGCCCTGTTTCCGCATCAGGCCGAGCGCCGCGCCTTCCTGCGCAGCGTCGGCCTCGCGACGGCGGCGGCGGCCGTCAGCCAGTTCCTGCCGACGAAATTCGTGGCCGAGGCCTTCGCCGAAGCGGGCAAGCCGGAGAAGACCGACCTCAAGATCGGCTTCATCCCGATCACCTGCGCCACGCCGATCATCATGGCCAAGCCCATGGGCTTCTATGAAAAGCAGGGCCTCAACGTCGATGTCGTGAAGACCGCCGGCTGGGCGGTCGTGCGCGACAAGACCCTGAACAAGGAATACGACGCCGCCCACATGCTGGCACCGATGCCGCTCGCCATCACGATGGGGCTCGGATCGAACCCTGTTCCGTTCGCCGTGCCAGCGATCGAGAACGTCAACGGGCAGGCAATCTGCCTCGCGAATAAGCACAAAGACAATCGCGACCCGAAGAATTGGAAAGGATTCAAGCTCGCGATTCCGTTCGATTACTCGAATCACAACTACTTGTTGCGCTACTACCTCGCCGAGCACGGGATCGACCCCGACACCGACGTGCAGCTCCGCTCGGTGCCGCCGCCCGAGATGGTCGCGAACCTGCGCGCCGACAACATCGACGGCTTCCTCGCGCCCGACAACGTCGTCCAGCGCGCGGTCTATGACGGCGTCGGCTTCATCCACATCCTGTCGAAGGAGATCTGGGACGGGCATCCCTGCTGCTCCTTCTCCGTGGCGCAGGACACGATCCGCGACATGCCGAACGCGACGGCCGCGATGCTGCGCGCCATCCTCCAGGCGACCGCCTACGCCTCGAAGGCGGAGAACCGCAAGGAGATCGCCGCCGCCATCGCGCCCGCGAACTACCTCAACCAGCCGCTCACCGTGGTGGAGCAGGTCCTCACCGGCACCTATGCCGACGGGCTCGGAAGCGTGAAGAAGGACCCCAAGAGGGTCGCCTTCGACCCCTTCCCCTACGAGAGCTTCGCGATCTGGACGCTGACCCAGATGAAGCGCTGGGGCCAGATCAAGGGTGATGTCGATTACGCGGCGGTCGCAAAACAGGTCTACCGCGCCACCGACGCCGCCAAGCTGATGCAGCAGGACGGACTGACCCCGCCGGGGGCCACCACCAAAACCTTCGTGGTGATGGGCAAGACCTTCGATCCGGCCAAGCCCGAGGAATACCTCGACTCCTTCAAGATCAAGCGCGCGAGCTAA
- a CDS encoding protein of unknown function (Evidence 5 : Unknown function), whose protein sequence is MRDNQRIAAEFDASIRWHAEHPQASGSLLRELDATSDIERKPEANAATLALSGAGGMTPSCLGRAGRV, encoded by the coding sequence ATGCGCGACAACCAGCGCATCGCTGCCGAGTTCGATGCGAGCATCCGCTGGCATGCTGAGCACCCGCAGGCCAGCGGCAGCCTGCTGCGCGAGCTCGATGCGACGTCGGACATCGAGCGGAAGCCCGAGGCCAACGCCGCAACGCTGGCGCTCTCCGGAGCGGGGGGCATGACCCCATCTTGCCTCGGACGAGCTGGTCGCGTTTGA
- a CDS encoding protein of unknown function (Evidence 5 : Unknown function), translating into MKWRCAAAFLLASVRYGGWSGLIPQAEKVCFYSSGPHPLKSWSRQGIRSGSVPFDQAGVLVLCEKRLKLP; encoded by the coding sequence GTGAAGTGGCGATGCGCGGCCGCGTTCTTGCTTGCAAGTGTCCGCTACGGAGGATGGAGCGGACTGATACCTCAGGCGGAAAAGGTGTGCTTCTATTCATCCGGGCCCCATCCTCTCAAAAGTTGGAGCCGCCAGGGAATCCGGAGCGGTTCAGTCCCGTTTGATCAAGCCGGAGTGCTCGTACTCTGCGAGAAGAGGCTGAAGCTGCCCTGA
- a CDS encoding Heavy metal-(Cd/Co/Hg/Pb/Zn)-translocating P-type ATPase:Heavy metal translocating P-type ATPase (Evidence 2b : Function from indirect experimental evidences (e.g. phenotypes); Product type t : transporter) has protein sequence MTARGEPAADGGWWRQALHRWQAALPLAGLCAGLAAQALGAPDFAFWAWTVPTLVVLASLVREVVTSLLKGDVGLDLVALLSMSGAIALAQPLAGVVIALMYAGGQALEAFAAGRAAREMTALLSRQPRTAHREDSEGVHEVPIDAVVPGDRVLVRVGDVVPVDGRVVASRAVLDQASLTGEALPVVHEAGGAVLSGSVNVGTPFSLVAERRAAESTYAGIVRLVGAAREQKAPMVRLADRYGLAFLAVTLALAGGAWAVTQDPLRALAVLVVATPCPLILAVPVALVSGLSRAAGSGVLIKGGGALETLAEVSVLVIDKTGTLTQGTAHLSTTEAFPPFGEAEVLRLAASLDQVSAHPTARALVDEALNRRLDLAQPERAEEVPGEGVTGSVEGASVTVGGPRLMRRMGLTFPAEEQPVATSGATATVLVAVDGRPAGRLHLTDPLRADGAATLTALRACGIRRIVLATGDRRVIAEALVAGAPIDAIAADLDPADKTAVVAAERARGPVMMVGDGVNDAPALAAADLGVALGVRGAAAAAEAADVVLLVDSLAPLPGAIRIARRAKFIALQSVWVGLGLSLAGMVAAAFGYLTPLQGALLQEAIDVAVILNAMRVLAPGPAEAEPETAAA, from the coding sequence ATGACCGCGAGAGGCGAGCCGGCTGCGGATGGCGGCTGGTGGCGGCAAGCGCTGCACCGGTGGCAGGCGGCGCTTCCGCTCGCGGGGCTCTGCGCCGGGTTGGCCGCACAAGCGCTCGGCGCTCCGGACTTTGCCTTTTGGGCCTGGACCGTCCCGACCCTGGTCGTGCTCGCCAGTCTTGTCCGTGAGGTCGTCACGAGCCTCCTGAAGGGCGATGTCGGCCTCGACCTCGTCGCGCTCCTCTCGATGAGCGGCGCCATCGCACTCGCGCAGCCGCTTGCCGGCGTCGTCATCGCCCTGATGTACGCGGGCGGTCAGGCGCTCGAAGCCTTCGCGGCGGGACGCGCGGCCCGGGAGATGACCGCGCTGCTGTCACGGCAGCCGCGCACCGCGCATCGCGAGGACAGCGAAGGCGTGCACGAGGTGCCCATCGACGCGGTCGTCCCGGGCGATCGCGTGCTGGTCCGGGTCGGCGACGTCGTCCCCGTCGATGGGCGCGTCGTGGCGAGTCGCGCCGTGCTTGACCAAGCAAGTCTCACCGGCGAGGCGCTGCCCGTCGTCCACGAAGCGGGAGGCGCGGTGCTGAGCGGCTCCGTCAATGTCGGGACACCCTTCTCGCTGGTGGCCGAGCGCCGGGCAGCTGAGAGCACCTATGCGGGTATCGTTCGCCTGGTCGGGGCCGCGCGCGAACAGAAGGCGCCGATGGTGCGCTTGGCCGATCGCTACGGCCTCGCCTTCCTCGCCGTCACCCTCGCCCTCGCCGGCGGCGCCTGGGCCGTCACGCAAGATCCGCTGCGCGCCCTCGCCGTCCTCGTGGTCGCGACGCCGTGTCCGCTCATCCTCGCGGTTCCGGTCGCCCTCGTCTCCGGCCTGTCGCGGGCGGCCGGGAGCGGGGTGCTGATCAAGGGCGGGGGCGCCCTGGAGACGCTGGCCGAGGTCAGCGTCCTCGTGATCGACAAGACCGGTACGCTGACCCAGGGCACGGCCCATCTCTCGACCACCGAGGCCTTCCCGCCGTTCGGCGAGGCAGAGGTGCTTCGGCTCGCCGCCTCCCTCGATCAAGTCTCCGCCCACCCGACGGCGCGGGCTCTTGTCGACGAGGCTCTGAATCGGCGGCTCGACCTCGCGCAGCCGGAACGAGCGGAGGAGGTACCGGGGGAAGGGGTGACGGGCTCGGTCGAGGGCGCATCGGTCACGGTCGGGGGGCCGCGCCTGATGCGCAGGATGGGGCTGACCTTCCCGGCCGAGGAGCAGCCGGTCGCGACGAGCGGTGCGACGGCGACCGTGCTCGTGGCCGTCGATGGTCGCCCGGCGGGCAGGCTGCACCTGACGGACCCGCTGCGGGCGGACGGCGCCGCCACGCTCACGGCCCTGCGGGCCTGCGGCATCCGGCGCATCGTTCTCGCGACGGGCGACCGGCGCGTGATCGCGGAGGCACTCGTCGCGGGAGCGCCCATCGATGCCATCGCCGCCGACCTCGATCCAGCGGACAAGACCGCGGTGGTGGCGGCCGAGCGGGCGCGAGGTCCCGTGATGATGGTCGGGGATGGCGTGAACGACGCCCCCGCGCTGGCCGCGGCGGATCTCGGTGTGGCGCTCGGCGTGCGAGGCGCGGCCGCAGCGGCCGAGGCCGCCGACGTGGTCCTGCTCGTCGATAGCCTCGCCCCGCTTCCGGGCGCGATCCGCATTGCCCGTCGAGCCAAGTTCATCGCCCTTCAGAGCGTGTGGGTCGGCCTCGGATTGTCGCTCGCCGGAATGGTCGCCGCAGCCTTCGGCTACCTGACGCCGCTTCAGGGCGCGCTGCTGCAGGAAGCCATCGACGTCGCGGTCATCCTCAACGCCATGCGGGTGCTGGCTCCAGGGCCGGCCGAAGCAGAGCCCGAGACAGCGGCGGCCTAA
- a CDS encoding transcriptional regulator, ArsR family (Evidence 2b : Function from indirect experimental evidences (e.g. phenotypes); PubMedId : 12151239, 12426355, 1840615; Product type r : regulator) produces the protein MDCEPVDAVTPTDLLRLQDKAADAARLLRLLANEKRLLILCLLLARGEMDVTSLSEAVDLSQSALSQHLAKLREDGLVAFRRESQTLYYRLEDPRVARLLATLKDIFCPEIG, from the coding sequence ATGGACTGCGAGCCCGTGGATGCCGTTACGCCGACTGATCTGCTGCGCCTCCAGGACAAGGCAGCTGACGCCGCACGCCTGTTGCGGCTCCTCGCCAACGAGAAGCGCCTGCTCATCCTGTGCCTGCTGCTCGCCCGCGGTGAGATGGACGTGACGAGCCTCAGCGAGGCGGTCGATCTCAGCCAATCGGCCCTGTCGCAGCACCTCGCCAAGTTGCGTGAGGACGGGCTGGTCGCGTTTCGGCGCGAGAGCCAGACCCTGTACTACCGACTGGAGGACCCCAGGGTCGCCCGGCTGCTCGCGACCTTGAAGGATATCTTCTGCCCGGAGATCGGCTGA
- the nrtB gene encoding nitrate transport system permease protein (Evidence 2b : Function from indirect experimental evidences (e.g. phenotypes); Product type t : transporter) has product MQRTLSLRASVLSLALLALILLGWQIAVSGTARTEAMDPEYAALMGQAATTGKSAMPGPLDVGATIWKHLKDPFYDRGPNDKGIGIQLAYSIGRVALGYGLAVLVAIPVGFLIGMSPLMSRALDPYIQILKPVSPLAWMPLALYTIKDSSLSAIFVIFICSIWPMLINTVFGVAGTRKEWLNVARTLEVSPVRRAFTVILPAAAPTILTGMRISIGIAWLVIVAAEMLVGGTGIGYFVWNEWNNLSITNVITSILVIGLVGMVLDQLLARAQALVTFPE; this is encoded by the coding sequence ATGCAACGCACGCTCTCGCTGCGCGCCAGCGTCCTCTCCCTCGCGCTTCTCGCGCTGATCCTGCTCGGCTGGCAGATCGCGGTCAGCGGCACCGCCCGCACCGAGGCCATGGACCCGGAATACGCCGCCCTGATGGGGCAGGCGGCCACCACGGGCAAGTCGGCCATGCCCGGCCCGCTGGATGTTGGGGCGACGATCTGGAAACACCTGAAGGACCCGTTCTACGACCGCGGGCCCAACGACAAAGGCATCGGGATCCAGCTCGCCTACTCGATCGGCCGCGTGGCGCTCGGCTACGGCCTCGCGGTGCTGGTGGCGATCCCGGTCGGCTTCCTCATCGGCATGTCGCCGCTGATGAGCCGGGCGCTCGACCCGTACATCCAGATCCTGAAACCCGTCTCACCTCTCGCCTGGATGCCGCTCGCCCTCTACACAATCAAGGATTCGAGCCTGTCTGCGATCTTCGTGATCTTCATCTGCTCGATCTGGCCGATGCTGATCAACACGGTCTTCGGCGTCGCGGGCACGCGCAAGGAATGGCTCAACGTCGCCAGAACCCTGGAGGTGAGCCCGGTCCGGCGCGCCTTCACGGTGATCCTGCCGGCAGCGGCCCCGACGATCCTCACCGGCATGCGCATCTCGATCGGCATCGCCTGGCTCGTCATCGTGGCAGCCGAGATGCTCGTGGGGGGCACCGGCATCGGCTACTTCGTCTGGAACGAGTGGAATAACCTCTCGATCACCAATGTGATCACCTCGATCCTGGTGATCGGCCTCGTCGGCATGGTCCTCGACCAACTCCTGGCGCGCGCACAAGCCCTCGTCACCTTCCCGGAGTGA
- the nrtC gene encoding nitrate transport system ATP-binding protein (Evidence 2b : Function from indirect experimental evidences (e.g. phenotypes); Product type t : transporter): protein MSTLLPFARRARRSASQTADAGTSRMSTSEKFISIEGIARRYPAPGGKATTIFENLWLPMRRGEFVCMIGHSGCGKTTVLNILAGLDAPSEGVVIVDGQGITGTSLDRAVIFQGHALLPWRSVLGNVAYAVSSRWRKAKRAEIEARARKAIATVGLAGSEHKRPSELSGGMKQRVGIARALAIEPKILLMDEPFSALDALTRGTLQDEVRRICVETGQTVFMITHDVDEAIYLADRIVLMTNGPEAKVAEIVENPLPKNRDRTQLHHAPGYYALRNHLIDFLVTRSRTLRDAMPAGYDPRHPPVVRPSLSEADAAAIAAEPPARRA from the coding sequence ATGAGCACGCTCCTTCCGTTCGCGCGGCGCGCCCGCCGCTCCGCTTCCCAAACGGCTGATGCCGGGACCAGCCGCATGTCGACGTCTGAAAAATTCATCTCCATCGAGGGGATCGCCCGGCGCTACCCAGCGCCGGGCGGCAAGGCCACGACGATCTTCGAGAACCTGTGGCTGCCGATGCGCCGCGGCGAGTTCGTGTGCATGATCGGCCATTCCGGCTGCGGCAAGACCACGGTGCTCAACATCCTCGCTGGGCTCGATGCGCCGAGCGAGGGCGTCGTCATCGTCGATGGGCAGGGCATCACCGGCACGAGCCTCGATCGCGCCGTGATCTTCCAGGGCCACGCCCTGCTGCCCTGGCGCAGCGTGCTCGGCAACGTCGCCTACGCGGTGTCCTCGCGCTGGCGGAAGGCGAAGCGCGCCGAGATCGAGGCGCGCGCCCGCAAGGCGATCGCTACGGTGGGACTGGCCGGCTCCGAGCACAAGCGTCCGTCGGAATTGTCGGGCGGCATGAAGCAGCGCGTCGGCATCGCCCGGGCGTTAGCGATCGAACCGAAGATCCTGCTGATGGACGAGCCGTTCTCGGCGCTCGACGCGCTCACCCGCGGCACGCTGCAGGATGAGGTGCGCCGGATCTGCGTCGAGACCGGGCAGACGGTCTTCATGATCACCCACGACGTCGACGAGGCGATCTATCTCGCCGACCGGATCGTGTTGATGACGAACGGGCCGGAGGCGAAGGTCGCCGAGATCGTCGAGAACCCGCTGCCCAAGAACCGCGACCGCACCCAGCTTCACCACGCGCCGGGCTACTACGCCTTGCGCAACCACCTGATCGACTTCCTCGTGACCCGCTCCCGAACCCTGCGGGACGCCATGCCCGCGGGCTACGACCCCCGCCATCCGCCGGTGGTGCGCCCCTCGCTCAGCGAGGCGGACGCCGCCGCAATCGCCGCCGAGCCGCCGGCCCGGCGAGCCTGA
- a CDS encoding conserved hypothethical protein (DUF395) (Evidence 4 : Unknown function but conserved in other organisms), translating into MARAVSAFAVGLLFGLGLLVSGMANPAKILAFLDVTGRWDPSLAFVMAGAVAVSAAGTLVARRRGRPLLAPRLEIPTRRDLDPRLLAGAAVFGIGWGLIGLCPGPALTLLTVAPAQAATFVAAIVVGMLLFRLVPSAASKPTAIQGG; encoded by the coding sequence ATGGCCAGAGCCGTTTCCGCATTTGCCGTCGGCCTGCTGTTCGGGCTCGGCCTGCTCGTCTCCGGCATGGCCAATCCGGCCAAGATCCTCGCCTTCCTCGACGTGACGGGCCGCTGGGACCCGAGCCTCGCCTTCGTCATGGCGGGCGCCGTCGCGGTCTCGGCCGCCGGCACCCTCGTCGCGCGGCGGCGCGGCCGGCCGCTGCTCGCGCCCCGGCTCGAGATCCCGACCCGGCGCGACCTCGACCCGCGCCTGCTCGCCGGTGCCGCGGTCTTCGGCATCGGCTGGGGCCTGATCGGCCTGTGCCCCGGACCGGCGCTGACCCTCCTGACGGTCGCGCCCGCGCAAGCCGCGACCTTCGTGGCCGCCATTGTCGTTGGGATGCTGCTGTTTCGCCTCGTGCCCTCGGCGGCCTCGAAGCCGACGGCCATTCAAGGGGGCTGA
- a CDS encoding putative exporter, TauE/SafE family (fragment) (Evidence 3 : Putative function from multiple computational evidences), giving the protein MSGLLTSGLATGPGGVVGAILGLVGGGQLDPRDPRLIYVVGVNSPHVAIGTSDLAASVSAAGNLVSQ; this is encoded by the coding sequence ATGTCCGGCTTGCTCACATCCGGTCTCGCCACCGGCCCGGGCGGGGTCGTTGGGGCGATCCTCGGCCTCGTTGGCGGGGGGCAGCTCGATCCTCGCGATCCTCGCCTGATCTACGTGGTCGGGGTGAACTCGCCGCACGTCGCCATCGGCACCAGCGACCTAGCGGCCTCGGTCAGCGCGGCGGGCAATCTCGTTTCGCAATAG
- a CDS encoding conserved protein of unknown function; putative membrane protein precursor (Evidence 4 : Unknown function but conserved in other organisms; Product type m : membrane component) codes for MDGFKPLSATLGGVMIGAAAALFLLLNGRIAGISGILGGLLAHPSRETGWRAAFLAGLVLAPLVYAGLGGSLPPVTVDASFPLLAVAGLLVGFGARLGAGCTSGHGVCGIGRGSPRSLAATGTFMAIAILTVFVTRHLLGA; via the coding sequence ATGGACGGCTTCAAGCCACTCAGCGCCACCCTCGGCGGCGTCATGATCGGCGCCGCCGCTGCCCTGTTCCTGCTTCTGAACGGACGGATCGCCGGCATCAGCGGCATCCTCGGCGGTCTGCTCGCCCATCCGTCTCGCGAAACGGGATGGCGGGCCGCCTTCCTGGCCGGTCTGGTCCTGGCACCGCTGGTCTATGCCGGACTGGGAGGAAGCTTGCCGCCGGTGACGGTTGATGCCTCGTTCCCGCTCCTGGCGGTCGCGGGCCTGCTGGTCGGGTTCGGCGCGCGCCTCGGGGCCGGCTGCACCAGCGGCCACGGCGTCTGCGGCATCGGTCGCGGCTCGCCCCGCTCCCTCGCCGCCACTGGCACCTTCATGGCCATCGCCATCCTCACCGTCTTCGTCACGCGTCATCTGCTCGGAGCCTGA